CCTTGTCATCGTACGCAGCGCGCCGATCGCGCCCATGCTGGAAAGCGTGAAGATGCCGGCGGTTTCGGGTGTGAAGAGACCGGAAAAACTGGTCGCTATGAAAGCGGAAAGCCCTGGAATCCGGTCGCCTTGCTCGATCAATGCCTCGACCAGGCTCGTCGGTTCTCCGCAGGCCTGGCCGAAAATGATGGCGTCGCCCGGCCTTAAAACATCAGCGAAACGGACAGGTGCAACGCCGGTCACGGCCCGACCTGTCTGAGCAATTGTTCGGCCCGGCTGAGATGAGGCCGATCGAGCATCCCACCCTTGTATCCGATAGTGCCGACACCCGGATTGGCCGCAAAAAGATCAACGATCGCCTGCGCCTCGGCGATTTCCTCCGCCGTGGGCGAGAAGGCCGCGTTGATGACATCCACCTGCGCAGGGTGGATCGCCAGCATCCCGCGATAGCCATCGCGGCGCACCTTTTCCGCGCGGGTCTTCAACCCGTCCAGATCGCGGAAGTCACCCTGGATCGTCTCGATCGCCGCCATGCCTGCAGCAGCGGCACCAAGCAGGCAAAGGCTGCGCGCCAGCTCATAGGTGAAACCATAGCTGCCGTCGGGATTGCGATTGGCGCTGGCTCCGATCGAATCGGCCAGATCCTCCGCACCCCAGGTAAGGGCGACGACACGCGGCGCGCCCTTATAATCGCCGGTATGGAACATCGCCTCGGCCGTCTCCGTCACAAGGACGATCAGCGGGGTTGAACCCTCCGCAATTCCGTTCGCCACTTCCAATGCGGAGAGATAGTGATCGACACGTTCGACATCCGCCCGTCCATTGACCTTTGGCAGCATGATGCCGCCGGGACGGGCGGGCAGAACCGCTGCAAGATCCGACAGGAGATGCGGCCCATCCAACGGGTTGACCCGGACCCACAGCCGCTCATGATTTTCGCGCCCTTGCAGGAAGTCATGGATCATCCGTCGTGCCAAGGCTTTGTTTTCGGGCGCGACGGCATCTTCCAGATCGAACAGCGCGATGTCGGCAGCGCTGTCGGCCGCCTTGAGCATCTTCTTTTCGCTGTCGCCCGGCGCGAAAAGCCAGGAACGCATCTTGGTCGGCAGGATCACGGACATTCTGTCAGGCACCTTCGCTCAATAGGATTTGGGTAGATCCAGCACTTTTTCGGCGAGAAAGTTCAAAATCATATGCGGACTGACCGGAGCGGTGCGCGGAATAAGCACCTCGCGCAACAACCGTTCGACATGATATTCCTGCGCATAGCCCATACCACCCAGGGTCAGCATGGCGGTATGGCACGCCTCGAACGCGGTCTCCGCAGCGAGATATTTGCCCGCATTGGCCTCCACCCCGCAATCCTCGCCCTTGTCGAATTTTGTCGCCGCCTGCATCACCATCAGGTTCGCCGCTTCCAGTTGCGCCCAGCATTTGGCGAGCGGATGCT
The window above is part of the Sphingobium sp. BYY-5 genome. Proteins encoded here:
- a CDS encoding CoA ester lyase codes for the protein MSVILPTKMRSWLFAPGDSEKKMLKAADSAADIALFDLEDAVAPENKALARRMIHDFLQGRENHERLWVRVNPLDGPHLLSDLAAVLPARPGGIMLPKVNGRADVERVDHYLSALEVANGIAEGSTPLIVLVTETAEAMFHTGDYKGAPRVVALTWGAEDLADSIGASANRNPDGSYGFTYELARSLCLLGAAAAGMAAIETIQGDFRDLDGLKTRAEKVRRDGYRGMLAIHPAQVDVINAAFSPTAEEIAEAQAIVDLFAANPGVGTIGYKGGMLDRPHLSRAEQLLRQVGP